TGCCGCCACCGCCGGACGCACCGCCGGTTCCGGCGGCGGCGTCACCGCCCGGCGCGCCGCCGCTTCCGCCGCCCGCGCTGGAAGAACCGCAGCCCGTTGCCAGCGCCGGCACCAAGATCAACGCCAGCGCCAACAACGCCAGCGCGATCTTTCCCGTTCCCAAGCTGCAGCGTTTCATGGTTGGCCGGGCCTCCGTCGGGCGTCATTGTGTCGGGGGTCCTCCGTCACGTCAAACACGGCGTCGCGATTTTCCCGGGCGTGATTGTCGTCGGAACGGTCAAAAACAGCGGTAATGTTCGACCACTGTCATGCGATTCATTGTTGTTGTTTGTTTTGTGATCGCGGGGGTGGCGTCGGTTGGATGTGCGGGGTCTTCGGATACGGCCAACTCGTGTGCGAAGGTTGATGGTTCGACTCCAATGGGCTGCGCGCAAGTCAATGCGGCCTTCACCACTTGCATGGCTTGCCACACCACGTCTCTCGCGGACGCCTCCGGAGGTGGGTTCGACATGCAGAAAGTTGGCTGGGAAAAAAATCTGATCGGCCAGAGCACGCCCGCCGACGCGCCCGTCACGGCCCTGTGCAAGGGCAAGAACTTGGTGCTGCTGGAGGCGAATGTCGAGCCGGCCAAAGGATTGTTCCTGGACAAGGTGAGCCAGTCGATGCCTCCCTGCGGAGATCGAATGCCCAAGCTTTTGGATCCGCTCAGCGCCAGCCAGGTCGCCTGCGTGCAGGCCTGGGCCAACAGCGTCGTCGCCGGCTGCACCGGTCAGTGAGGATGTCGGTCGGTCGCGCGGAGGACGCTAGCGTCGGCGTCGTGCGCGCGAAACGGCCAGCGCCAACAGCGCGGCCGCCAGCGCCCCGCCATTCGCGCCTGAATCTTCCACACGGCAGAGACAAGCGGATTTGATCGAACCGCCGCTGGACGCGCCCGCGCCGGACCCCGGTGTCGTCCCGCCACTGCCCGCCGCCACGTCGGCGCGCGCGTCCAAACCGCCACCGTCTGGCGCGCCCATCGTCGAGCCGGGCTGGCCACCGGCGCCGCCGCCGGTCATCGCGCACTGACCTTTGTCGCAGGCTGATCCGGCCGGGCATTTGGCGCTGGCGCAGTTGTCGATGCACTGGCCGGCCTGGCAGTGCGTACCAGTGGTGCAGCTGACGGCGGCGCAGTCGGTGGGGACGCAGGCGTTGTTGGCGCAGGTGTTGCCCGCCCCGCAGCCGCCGCAGGGACAGTTCGAGCAAACGCCGACCGCGTCTTGCGCCGGGCCGTTCGGATATTTCACCTGGCAAGCCGATCCAGTGTCGCACTTCAGGGTCGAACACACGTCGACGCAGCCGCCGCCCCGGCAAGCCTGGCCGTACGGACAGACGATGCCCTCGCACTCGCCGCGGCAGACGCCGGCGCGGCACAGCTGGCCGGCGGGGCAGGTGATGTCCTTGCACGCGGTCTCGATGCAGATCCCGGTCGGATCGCAGGCGAAGTTCAGCGGGCAAGGATAAAACTCGCTTTGCGTGCAGTTGGGGACGCAGTTGCCGCGGAAGCAGACCTTGCCCATCGGGCACAGGTTGTCGCCCTCGTCGACGGTGCCGTCGCAGTTGTCGTCGATGGCGTTGCAGCTTTCGGGCGTGGCGCTTTGATTGGGCAGACAGGTCAGCATGCCGGCGCGACATTGCTGGGTGCCGGCGGCGCAGGCGCCTTTCATTCCGGTGTCACAGCTGGCGCCGCCGCCGCCGCACGAGATGCCGCCCACCCGGGTGACCAGGTCGTTGAAGTTGTTGTCGCTGCTGATGCCGTCGTCTTCCCAGCCAAAGTAGAACGATCCCGGAGTGGCCGCGCTCTGCCAGGTGAGGACGCGGATGACGTTGGGGGGGACGTTGGCGATCGGCGCACCGGTGCGGTCCAGGCCATTGAAGCGGCGCTCTGTATAAAAAGTGTAAAGCGGTTCGGTCATCAGGGTGCCGTTGGCGGCCAGCGCGCCACAGTCGAAGGAATAGCTGGCCATGAAGAATCCGATCTTGCCCACGCCCGCCGGCAAGGTCAGGGTCTTGGTGGTGCCGGCGGTCTGGGTGTCCATGCAAGTCAGAAACACGTTCAGGTCGCCGAGGGCGGGCGGGACGTTGCCGCCCTTGACCGCATACCAGCCGAAGGCGTGGGGATAGCGCGAGCCGCCCTTGGACAGCACCTTGAACGTCAGCTGGCAGCCGGGGTCAAAGGTTTCCTGATCGATGGTGGCGTTGTCGATCGCCTTCACCGTGCCGGCGGCGCCGCCCAGCGACACCTCGCTGTCGTCCAGGCAGGCCTGCACGTTGAGGCCGCTGTCGCAGGACCCGGTCGCGCTCAGGATCGCCGGGATGACCTGACCGCCAGGTTGCGAGACCGCGTGCGCCACCGTCGGTGAGGACAGCGCCAGCAGAGCGGCCAGGCCCAGCAGGTGGTCGGTCCGTTTCTTCGCGCGACGTTCGTCTGGACCGTTGCCCGACATGCGGTTGCTCCTGGCTGCGTGCGGTTATTTGAACAGGGCCAAGTCGACGGCGTCGGCGATGGCCTGAAGGCCTGCTTCGTTCGGATGCAGACTATCACCGGCGTTCAGCGACGGGAGATAGCGATTGGGCATGGCCGGGTCGTGGGTGGCGGTGTCCTGATCGACGATGCCGTCGCAGCCGCTGTTCGCTCCGCGAATGTACGCGTTGATCATGTCGCGGCCCGGTTCCTTCTCGGGCGCCCAGTAGTTCGCGCCCTGGAACGGCGTCAGCGTCGAGCAAAGCCACTTGATCCCCATGGCGCGCGCCTTGGTCATCATCGTCTTGATCTGATCGATCTCGGTCTGGGCGGGCGGATTGAAGTTACCGAGGTCGTTGATCGGGTTGTCCGAAAAGATCACCCATTTGACGTTCGGCTGGGACAGCACGTCACGATCAAAACGTTTGACCGCGTTAGCCACGCCGTCGCCGCTGATGCCCTGGTTCAGCACGCCCACCACCCGGTTGGCGCCCACCAACCGCACGGCCAGATCGTTTGGCCAGCGCTTGTTGTCGTTGTTGTTCGAGATGTACCCGTCGGTGATCGACGCGCCCAGCGTCACCACCGCGCCCTCGGCGGCGGGGTTCAGCACGTCGACGTTCGACAGGAAGTAATAGCTGGTGTTGTTCCCGCCGTTCAGCATCGCGGCGGAGACCATGTTGCCGTTGGCGGTGTAGTTGGTCTCGAACCCGGACTGGTGGCAGGTGACCCCGTTGTGCGAGACCACGAAGAAGCTGACCGCCAGATCGGACACTGCCTTGACCGCAAAGTCGGCGCCGTCGCTGACCGCGTACGTGCCGGCGGCGACGGTGACGCTGGTCTTGCCGTCGAAGGTCAGCGCCTTGTCAGTGGCCGGGTCGATCGACGCGCCGGTGGTCCGCTGGGCGATATGCACGTCTTGCACCTGCAGCGGCCCGTTGCCGAAGGCGTTCGAGAGGCGCACCCGCGCCGACGTGCCGGCAATACTGGTGTGCACGATCTCGCGCATGGTTTGTCCGCCGTAGTTGCCGCCGCAGCTTTGTGGTGACGATGCCCAGGTGCCGGTCCAGGCGTTGCTGGTAGCCGGGCCGTCGCTGGCATCGCCGCCGTCGGGTTTGTCGTCGCCGCCGGTCGCGTCAGTGGCAGCGCCACCCGACCCGCCGCCGCTGCCGCTGACCACGGTGCCGCCGGCGCCGCCGGAGCCACTGGCCGGCACGTCGGTCTGGCTGCTCGCATCAGGGGCGCCGCCCGCGCCGCCGCTGCCGCCGCTGCCCGATCCGCCGGTTCCCGGGCTGCCGCTGCCACCTCCCGAGCAAGCGGCCGTCGACAGCACGACCAAAGTGTAAAGGATGGTTGACAATGGCGCGCCGAAGATTCGCATAGGTTTGTTGCGAGGTAGACGAACCTGTGGGGAAAAACAGGCAGGTCTCGCACCCTGGGTTTTATGCTGACCGGCATGGACGCCGCGTGGATGTCACCGGTTAGGTTCGTCGCGGCGATCGGTCTGCCTGCCCAGCAGCGATTCACCGTCCTAGTCGGGGATGGATCGATCTTTTGTTTTTGCCACCGGGGTCTGGTTGGCGTTCGCCGGTGGTCTCGTCGGCCTGCCGCGGGCCGCAGCGGCGGCGCCGCTGAAGATCGCTTGCCTCGGCACCAGCGCGATGGCCGGCTATGGCTCCAGCGCGGGCCACCACCTCACGGATTGGATGGGGATGGACCTGGGAGCGGACTTCGAGGTGAAGAACTTTGCCGTCGTCGGCGCGACCGTGCTGAAGCAGACCGACGTGTCGTACTGGAACCGTCCCGAGATGAAAGCGGCAGAAGCGTATAACCCGGACATCGTCCTCTTCTGGTTCGGCGGCAACGACACCTTCGTGCAGTACTGGAACGCACACAAAGGTGAATTCGAAGGTGACTACACCGATCTGGTGCAAACCTTCCAGGCGTTGCCGAGCCATCCGAAGACCTTCCTCGTGCGCATGCTGGTCTTCGGCGACGGCCCGGTGCAAAAGTCCGTCGTGGAGAGCGTGATTGTTCCCACCACCGACAAGATCGGCGTCGCCACCGGATCGTTCATGATCAACTACCACGACCAGTTCAAGAACGATTCGATGTGGTACCCCGACGGATTTCACCCCAACGACACCGGCACGCCGATCATCGGAAAGTATTTCGCCGACGTGATCAGCGCTGATTTGAAAGCGGCGGCGATGGATGGCGGCGCGGACGCCACGACGGATGGGCCGACCGACGCCGGTGGCATGACGGCTGACGTCCCGACCGTCACCGACGCCAGCGGCACCGGCGGCGCGGCGGCCGGCTCGGGCGGCAGCGCGGGTACTGGCGGCGCAGCGGGCGCCACCGGCGGCGCTAGCGGAAGCGGCGGCGCCCCCACCAGCGGCAGCGGCACCGGCGGCAGCGCAGGGACGACCGGTCAAAGCAGCAGTGGCAGCAGCGGATGCATCGTCGCAGGCGCACCGCCGTTCCTGGGTCCCGCCGGCTTGGCGGTGGTGGCACTGGCGTGTCTCATGCTCGCCTGCCGCCGTCGTCGCCGCTGATCGCGCTTACCGTCGCGATTGTCGCCGTCGCGCCGCCCAGGCGATCAATTCGCCGACCACGCCGCGCCGGAAGGCCAGCACGCACACCACGAAGATCGCGCCGGTCAGGACCGTCACCCACTGGCCCAGCTCGGCCAGGTAGTTTTCGATGGCGGCGATCATGAACGCGCCCACCACCGGACCCACCACCGTGCCCATGCCGCCCAGCAACGTCATCAGCACCACCTCGCCCGAGGTGGTCCAGTGCACGTCGGTCAGGGACGCCAGCTGGAAGACGATGGCCTTGGTGGCGCCGGCCAGGCCGGCCAGCGTCGCCGACAGGACGAAGCAGATCAGCTTGTACTGGTCGACGTCATAGCCAAGAGAGATGGCGCGTGGTTCGTTCTCGCGAATGCTCTTCAGCACGTGACCGAACGGCGAATGAATGATCCGGTGAATGAACCAGAACGTGCCGGCGAAGAGCAGCAGCACCAGTTCGTACATCGCCCACGGGTTGTTCAGATCCAGAAGGCCCAGCAACCGGCCGCGCGGCACCGACTGGATGCCGTCCTCGCCATGGGTGAACGGCGCCTGCAGGAAAAAGAAGTACGCCATCTGCGCCAGCGCCAGCGTGATCATGGCGAAGTAGATTCCCTGGCGCCGGATGGTCAGCGCGCCGGTCAGCATGCCCAGCGCCGCCGCCGCCGCCGTGCCGGCCAGGATCGCCGCCTCCGGCGGAAAGCCCCACTCTTTCGCCGCGTGCGCCGACACGTATCCGGCGGTCCCCAGGAACATGGCGTGCCCGAAAGACAGCAAGCCGGCGAAGCCCAGCAGCAGGTTGAAGGCGCAAGCGAACATCGCCAGGCACAGCGCCTTCATCAAAAACACCGGGTAAAAGCCCATGGCCGGGGCGAGCGCCAGCGCCACCAGCGCCACCAGCGCGGCTATGGTCGGGCGCGAAAAACGCGGCGGCTGTTTTTCGGGCGCGGCCATGGCGTCTAGCGCTCCCGCCCGAACAGGCCGCGCGGCTTGACCAGCAACACCAGGACCATCACCACGAAGATCACCGTGTTCGAAGCCTCGGCGTAAAAATACTTGGTCAGCCCTTCGACGACGCCCAGGCCGAACCCGGTGACGATCGAGCCGCCGATTGATCCCATGCCGCCGATGACCACCACAGCGAAGACGACGATGATCAAATTCGCGCCCATCAGCGGGCTGACCTGGTAGATCGGCGCCGCCATCACCCCGGCCAGCGCGGCCAGGGCCACGCCGAAGCCGTAGGTCAACGTGATCATCGCCGGCACGTTGATGCCGAAGGCTTGCACCAGCGTCGGGTTCTCGGTGGCGGCGCGCAGGTACGAACCCAGCTTGGTGCGTTCGATGACGAACCAGGTGCCGCCGCACACCACCAGGGACATCGCGATCACCCACAGCCGATAACGGGGCAAGAACATGAAACCCAGGTTGAATCCGCCGATGAATGCCGGCGGCAGCCGATATGGCAAGCCCGAGCTGCCATAGATGTTGGTGAACACACCTTGCAACACCAAGGCGATCCCGAACGTCAGCAAGAGACCATACAGGTGATCCAGGTTGGCCAGGCGTGACAGCATGAAACGCTGGATGACGATGCCGATCGCCCCGACAGCAATTGGCACGATCAACAGCGACGGCCAGTAGCCCAGGCCGGCGTGCTCGCACAGCATCCACGCCCCGAAGGCGCCCAGCATGTACTGGGCGCCGTGGGCGAAGTTGATGATGTTGAGCAGGCCGAAGATCACCGCCAGGCCCAGCGACAACATGGCGTAGAACGCGCCGTTGATGAGGCCGATCAACAGCTGGCCAAACAAAGCTTGCAACGTCGGGGCTCGGCGGCGAAGGCGTCGAAGCCGCGCGCTTTACGCGCGCGGCGCGCGGCTCACTTGACCAGCGGACAGCCGCCTTGAGCCATCGGCCGGAACGCCTGATCGGCCGGGATGGTGTTGCGCAGCTTGTAGTAATCCCACGGGTGCTTTGATTCGGACGGCTTCTTCACCTCGTACAGATAGACCGGGTGAATCTTGCGGCCGTCGGCCCGGATCGATCCTTTGCCGAACAACGGATCGTCGGTGGGCATGGCTTTCATCTTCGCCACCACCTTGGTGCCATCGTCGTTCTTCAGCGCTTCAACCGCTTTCAAATAGTGCCGCACCGCCGAGTACACGCCGGCGTGAACCATGGTCGGGTGCACGCCTTTGTTGCGCTCGGCAAAGCGCTTGGCGAAGGCGCGGGTCTCGGCGTTGGCGTCCCAGTAGAACGTGTTGCTCAGGATCAATCCCTGCGCCGTCGGCAAGCCCAGCGCGTTCACGTCGGTGATGAAGACCAAGAGGCCGGCCAGGCTTTGCCCGCCCTTGCCGATGCCGAACTCCGCCGCTTGCTTGATGGCGTTGGTGGTGTCGCCGCCGGCATTGGCCAGGCCGATGATCTTCGCCTTCGAGGCTTGCGCCTGCAGCAGGAACGAACTGAAGTCCTGGGTGTTCAGCGGGTGACGGACCTTGCCCAGCACCTTGCCGCCGTTCTCCAGCACGACGTCCTCGGTGTTCTTCTCCAGCGACTGTCCGAAGGCGTAGTCGGCGGTCAGGAAGAACCAGGTGTTGCCGCCGGTCTTGACGATCGCCTTGCCGGTGCCGTGCGCCAGCATCCAGGTGTCGTAGGTCCAGTGAATGGTGTTCGGCGTGCACGCCTTGCCGGTCAGGTCAGCCGTGCCCGCGCCCGACACCAGCAGCGCCTTGCCTTTGTCCTTGGTGA
This is a stretch of genomic DNA from Polyangia bacterium. It encodes these proteins:
- a CDS encoding ABC transporter substrate-binding protein; this translates as MRTLPKIWLALALVIAGAAARPGNAVAQVSDGVVKIGVLSDMSSLYTDLAGAGSVVAANMAVEDSGIKKRGIKVEIVSADHQNKPDVGSNIARQWYDVDKVDVIVDVPNSGVALAVSQITKDKGKALLVSGAGTADLTGKACTPNTIHWTYDTWMLAHGTGKAIVKTGGNTWFFLTADYAFGQSLEKNTEDVVLENGGKVLGKVRHPLNTQDFSSFLLQAQASKAKIIGLANAGGDTTNAIKQAAEFGIGKGGQSLAGLLVFITDVNALGLPTAQGLILSNTFYWDANAETRAFAKRFAERNKGVHPTMVHAGVYSAVRHYLKAVEALKNDDGTKVVAKMKAMPTDDPLFGKGSIRADGRKIHPVYLYEVKKPSESKHPWDYYKLRNTIPADQAFRPMAQGGCPLVK
- a CDS encoding DUF4114 domain-containing protein; this encodes MSGNGPDERRAKKRTDHLLGLAALLALSSPTVAHAVSQPGGQVIPAILSATGSCDSGLNVQACLDDSEVSLGGAAGTVKAIDNATIDQETFDPGCQLTFKVLSKGGSRYPHAFGWYAVKGGNVPPALGDLNVFLTCMDTQTAGTTKTLTLPAGVGKIGFFMASYSFDCGALAANGTLMTEPLYTFYTERRFNGLDRTGAPIANVPPNVIRVLTWQSAATPGSFYFGWEDDGISSDNNFNDLVTRVGGISCGGGGASCDTGMKGACAAGTQQCRAGMLTCLPNQSATPESCNAIDDNCDGTVDEGDNLCPMGKVCFRGNCVPNCTQSEFYPCPLNFACDPTGICIETACKDITCPAGQLCRAGVCRGECEGIVCPYGQACRGGGCVDVCSTLKCDTGSACQVKYPNGPAQDAVGVCSNCPCGGCGAGNTCANNACVPTDCAAVSCTTGTHCQAGQCIDNCASAKCPAGSACDKGQCAMTGGGAGGQPGSTMGAPDGGGLDARADVAAGSGGTTPGSGAGASSGGSIKSACLCRVEDSGANGGALAAALLALAVSRARRRR
- a CDS encoding branched-chain amino acid ABC transporter permease, with product MAAPEKQPPRFSRPTIAALVALVALALAPAMGFYPVFLMKALCLAMFACAFNLLLGFAGLLSFGHAMFLGTAGYVSAHAAKEWGFPPEAAILAGTAAAAALGMLTGALTIRRQGIYFAMITLALAQMAYFFFLQAPFTHGEDGIQSVPRGRLLGLLDLNNPWAMYELVLLLFAGTFWFIHRIIHSPFGHVLKSIRENEPRAISLGYDVDQYKLICFVLSATLAGLAGATKAIVFQLASLTDVHWTTSGEVVLMTLLGGMGTVVGPVVGAFMIAAIENYLAELGQWVTVLTGAIFVVCVLAFRRGVVGELIAWAARRRQSRR
- a CDS encoding branched-chain amino acid ABC transporter permease yields the protein MLSLGLAVIFGLLNIINFAHGAQYMLGAFGAWMLCEHAGLGYWPSLLIVPIAVGAIGIVIQRFMLSRLANLDHLYGLLLTFGIALVLQGVFTNIYGSSGLPYRLPPAFIGGFNLGFMFLPRYRLWVIAMSLVVCGGTWFVIERTKLGSYLRAATENPTLVQAFGINVPAMITLTYGFGVALAALAGVMAAPIYQVSPLMGANLIIVVFAVVVIGGMGSIGGSIVTGFGLGVVEGLTKYFYAEASNTVIFVVMVLVLLVKPRGLFGRER
- a CDS encoding GDSL-type esterase/lipase family protein, which translates into the protein MLSTAACSGGGSGSPGTGGSGSGGSGGAGGAPDASSQTDVPASGSGGAGGTVVSGSGGGSGGAATDATGGDDKPDGGDASDGPATSNAWTGTWASSPQSCGGNYGGQTMREIVHTSIAGTSARVRLSNAFGNGPLQVQDVHIAQRTTGASIDPATDKALTFDGKTSVTVAAGTYAVSDGADFAVKAVSDLAVSFFVVSHNGVTCHQSGFETNYTANGNMVSAAMLNGGNNTSYYFLSNVDVLNPAAEGAVVTLGASITDGYISNNNDNKRWPNDLAVRLVGANRVVGVLNQGISGDGVANAVKRFDRDVLSQPNVKWVIFSDNPINDLGNFNPPAQTEIDQIKTMMTKARAMGIKWLCSTLTPFQGANYWAPEKEPGRDMINAYIRGANSGCDGIVDQDTATHDPAMPNRYLPSLNAGDSLHPNEAGLQAIADAVDLALFK
- a CDS encoding GDSL-type esterase/lipase family protein, which produces MDRSFVFATGVWLAFAGGLVGLPRAAAAAPLKIACLGTSAMAGYGSSAGHHLTDWMGMDLGADFEVKNFAVVGATVLKQTDVSYWNRPEMKAAEAYNPDIVLFWFGGNDTFVQYWNAHKGEFEGDYTDLVQTFQALPSHPKTFLVRMLVFGDGPVQKSVVESVIVPTTDKIGVATGSFMINYHDQFKNDSMWYPDGFHPNDTGTPIIGKYFADVISADLKAAAMDGGADATTDGPTDAGGMTADVPTVTDASGTGGAAAGSGGSAGTGGAAGATGGASGSGGAPTSGSGTGGSAGTTGQSSSGSSGCIVAGAPPFLGPAGLAVVALACLMLACRRRRR